In a genomic window of Salegentibacter salegens:
- a CDS encoding BatD family protein, translating to MKLKFLILSILFFTGFGLQAQVKFEAKVSKDKLGVNERLRVDFEMNQDGDNFRPPSFDGFTVVGGPNQSVSNRWINGDRTYSKTYSYYLQPISRGSKTITQAEITIDDKIYKTTPIDIQVTAAVDQPTDGDNSDLIASDNLHLVAEISNPNPYLNEGITVVYKLFVSPRISVSNFREVDSPKFSDFWSQNIEIRELRPENGEYKGQPYRYVVLKKAVLYPQKTGELELEPLTLSVSVDVPSDRRDIFGSRIYKTINKTVAAGTRTIDVKSLPDGKPAGFTGAVGKFSMDVSTTKEKLKSSESLEAKVEIRGNGNLNLFELPALEVPSSLEMYSPERIENVTTTLNGKQGSIIDNYTIVPTRKGQYPIKPLNFSYFDPQSETYKSLSSQEIVIDVEEGPVNTSGGGIAENNKQAVNLPLEQFRFIKTQTNLKPLEQQAFFRSWTYWGSLLLPFAVIPLFILFGKKREAIAADVQGNRLKKANKLARKYLSEAKKNLGDQQTFYESLERAMHNYLKAKLHIQTSEMSKDRILEILKEKNVPDETSTDFIEVLKSCEFARYTPASNSAQQEDYDKAVKVISKLDKEI from the coding sequence ATGAAGTTGAAATTTTTAATACTTAGCATTTTATTTTTTACCGGCTTTGGTTTACAGGCCCAGGTGAAGTTCGAAGCCAAAGTGAGCAAGGACAAACTTGGGGTAAACGAACGCCTTAGGGTAGATTTTGAAATGAACCAGGATGGCGATAATTTTCGGCCTCCTTCTTTTGATGGTTTTACCGTTGTAGGTGGCCCAAACCAGTCGGTGAGCAATCGTTGGATTAATGGTGACCGTACTTATTCTAAAACCTATTCCTATTACCTACAGCCCATTTCTCGTGGCAGTAAAACCATTACCCAGGCAGAGATTACCATAGACGATAAAATTTATAAAACAACCCCTATAGACATTCAGGTTACCGCTGCGGTAGATCAACCTACCGATGGTGATAATTCAGATCTAATTGCTTCAGACAACCTTCATTTGGTGGCCGAAATTTCTAATCCCAATCCTTATTTAAATGAAGGAATTACCGTAGTTTATAAGCTATTTGTAAGTCCGCGAATTAGCGTGAGCAATTTTAGGGAAGTAGATAGTCCTAAGTTTTCAGATTTCTGGAGTCAAAATATCGAAATAAGGGAGTTAAGGCCTGAAAATGGCGAGTACAAAGGGCAACCTTACCGCTACGTAGTACTTAAAAAAGCGGTGCTATATCCGCAGAAAACGGGAGAGCTGGAACTGGAACCCCTTACCTTGTCAGTTTCGGTAGATGTGCCCAGTGACAGGCGGGATATTTTTGGTAGTAGAATTTACAAAACCATAAATAAAACAGTCGCTGCCGGTACCAGGACTATAGATGTTAAGTCTTTACCCGATGGTAAACCTGCAGGATTTACCGGCGCGGTTGGAAAATTTAGCATGGATGTGAGTACTACTAAAGAAAAGCTAAAATCATCAGAATCATTGGAGGCTAAAGTGGAAATTAGGGGAAATGGGAATTTAAATTTATTTGAATTACCCGCGCTAGAAGTGCCATCTTCATTAGAAATGTATAGCCCTGAAAGAATAGAAAACGTTACCACAACGCTTAACGGGAAACAGGGGAGTATTATAGACAACTACACTATTGTGCCAACACGCAAGGGTCAGTATCCAATTAAGCCGCTAAATTTCTCTTATTTTGATCCGCAGAGCGAAACTTATAAAAGCCTGTCTTCTCAAGAAATTGTGATAGATGTAGAAGAAGGTCCGGTTAATACTTCTGGAGGCGGAATTGCAGAAAATAATAAACAAGCGGTTAATTTACCTTTAGAACAATTTAGGTTTATAAAAACTCAAACCAATCTTAAGCCATTAGAGCAGCAAGCCTTTTTTAGGTCATGGACTTATTGGGGTTCTCTTCTTTTACCATTTGCCGTGATTCCACTCTTTATTTTATTCGGAAAAAAGAGAGAAGCTATTGCTGCAGATGTTCAGGGAAATAGACTTAAAAAAGCGAATAAACTGGCGAGAAAATATCTTTCTGAAGCGAAGAAGAACCTTGGCGATCAGCAAACTTTTTATGAATCCCTGGAGCGGGCAATGCACAATTACCTAAAAGCGAAACTCCATATTCAAACTTCTGAAATGAGTAAAGATCGTATTTTAGAAATATTGAAGGAGAAAAATGTTCCTGATGAAACGTCTACTGATTTTATTGAGGTTTTAAAAAGTTGTGAGTTTGCCAGGTACACGCCGGCATCAAATTCTGCGCAGCAGGAAGATTACGATAAGGCTGTAAAAGTAATTTCAAAACTGGATAAAGAGATTTAG
- a CDS encoding tetratricopeptide repeat protein: MRGFSANILLDNRDLNTMGFAAKSKYSPGSQFFLSFLRVSLCVFFGLVLGFPVIAQQQSDKEREKAQKEARQFMQDADVALGENNFPEAEAAYRKAIAKDPENSDARYNMGNMYYTRENTPQAAQRYKQAAEVAENKTTRHKANHNLGNAYMKQKMYQEAVDAYKDALRNDPTDDETRYNLALAKKMLEEEQENQDENQDGGDDENEDQDEQDQENQDQNQDQENEDQQDQNGEGDNEGDQDQQDQEQEEQEGDQDEQEQQDGQGDQEEEQQEPEQGQPQPQPAQGQLSPEQIQSLLEAMNNEERKVQDKINAEKQKGAKVQSEKDW; this comes from the coding sequence ATGAGAGGTTTTTCAGCAAACATATTACTCGATAATCGAGATTTAAATACTATGGGGTTTGCCGCCAAATCCAAATATTCACCTGGCTCTCAATTCTTTTTGAGCTTTCTTCGAGTTAGTTTATGTGTGTTTTTTGGGTTGGTACTTGGATTTCCGGTAATAGCCCAGCAACAAAGTGATAAAGAAAGAGAAAAAGCCCAAAAGGAAGCACGGCAATTTATGCAGGATGCTGATGTAGCTTTAGGAGAGAATAATTTTCCTGAAGCTGAGGCTGCATATAGAAAAGCAATCGCAAAAGATCCTGAAAACAGCGATGCGCGATATAATATGGGTAATATGTATTATACCCGGGAGAATACACCGCAGGCGGCTCAACGCTATAAACAGGCGGCTGAGGTTGCTGAGAACAAAACTACCAGACACAAAGCCAACCATAATTTAGGGAATGCTTATATGAAGCAAAAAATGTATCAGGAAGCGGTAGATGCCTATAAAGATGCATTGCGAAATGATCCCACCGACGATGAAACCCGGTATAATTTAGCGCTGGCTAAAAAAATGCTGGAAGAGGAACAGGAAAATCAGGACGAAAACCAGGACGGTGGCGATGATGAGAATGAAGACCAGGACGAGCAGGATCAGGAAAATCAGGATCAGAATCAGGATCAGGAAAACGAAGATCAGCAGGATCAAAATGGTGAGGGAGATAACGAAGGTGACCAGGATCAACAAGATCAGGAACAGGAGGAACAGGAAGGCGACCAGGATGAGCAGGAGCAACAAGATGGCCAGGGTGATCAGGAAGAAGAGCAGCAGGAACCAGAGCAAGGCCAGCCCCAACCCCAACCGGCTCAGGGACAATTGTCACCAGAACAAATTCAAAGTTTGCTGGAGGCGATGAATAATGAAGAAAGAAAGGTGCAGGATAAAATAAATGCGGAAAAGCAAAAAGGTGCCAAAGTGCAATCTGAGAAAGATTGGTAA
- a CDS encoding VWA domain-containing protein — protein MILEEKIYLWLLLLIPVVILLYLIFRLWQKRARSRFAKPELLSFLSPNKSAFKPVLKLLFILGSLASLIFGLVNPKLGSQLETVKREGVDIVFAVDVSKSMEAEDIAPNRLEKSKQLVRQIIGNLGSDRVGIIAYAGSAFPQLPITTDYGSAEMFLESLNTDMISSQGTAISEAIELATGFFDDNQQTNRVMFILSDGEDHAGNVEDMAEQAAEAGIRIYTIGVGTTKGGPIPIKRNGVVQNYKKDSQGETVITKLDPAILQEIAKETNGEYIDGSVTAEVTKKVQEELLTIEKTEFEAKQFADYKSQFQWFVGLAILLLLLDVFMLERKTSWIRKLNLFNEKRKIEE, from the coding sequence ATGATCTTAGAAGAGAAAATATATTTATGGCTTTTACTGCTTATTCCGGTGGTAATCTTGCTATACCTTATTTTTAGGCTTTGGCAGAAGCGCGCACGCTCCAGGTTTGCCAAACCTGAACTTCTAAGTTTTTTATCACCAAACAAATCGGCATTTAAGCCTGTTTTAAAGTTATTGTTCATTCTTGGCTCACTTGCCAGCTTAATTTTTGGGCTTGTAAATCCTAAGCTAGGTTCTCAGTTAGAAACCGTAAAACGCGAAGGGGTAGACATTGTTTTTGCTGTAGATGTTTCAAAAAGTATGGAGGCCGAAGATATTGCACCCAATAGATTAGAGAAATCGAAGCAATTGGTTAGACAAATAATTGGAAATTTGGGAAGTGACCGGGTTGGAATTATAGCCTATGCAGGGAGCGCTTTTCCGCAGTTGCCAATTACCACCGATTACGGATCGGCAGAAATGTTCCTGGAAAGCTTAAATACCGATATGATTTCGTCGCAGGGTACAGCGATTAGTGAGGCCATAGAGTTGGCAACCGGTTTTTTTGACGATAACCAGCAAACTAACCGGGTGATGTTTATTCTAAGTGATGGAGAGGATCACGCAGGGAATGTTGAAGATATGGCCGAACAGGCAGCTGAAGCCGGAATTAGAATTTACACCATAGGAGTAGGAACCACCAAGGGAGGCCCAATTCCTATAAAACGGAATGGAGTGGTTCAGAATTATAAAAAAGATAGCCAGGGAGAAACAGTAATTACAAAACTTGACCCGGCAATACTTCAGGAAATTGCTAAAGAAACAAATGGCGAATATATAGATGGAAGCGTAACTGCTGAAGTAACCAAAAAAGTCCAGGAAGAGTTGCTTACTATTGAAAAAACAGAATTTGAAGCCAAACAATTTGCCGATTATAAATCCCAGTTTCAGTGGTTTGTAGGTTTGGCAATCCTATTGCTATTGCTGGATGTATTTATGCTAGAAAGAAAAACCAGCTGGATAAGAAAGCTGAATTTATTCAACGAAAAAAGAAAAATAGAGGAGTGA
- a CDS encoding vWA domain-containing protein, whose translation MFANHTFENPEFFWLLLLLLHATAWYFWKRKQQTPELRMSSVKGFKVKQSLLSKLKPILFVLRLLALALLIVAMARPRTVDVTTQSSNIRGIDIVMAIDVSASMLARDFEPNRLESVKEVGAEFIENRPTDRIGLVLFAGESFTKTPITSDKSIALRAIEEIEYSNILQSGTAIGSGLATSVNRLKDSDAESKVIILLTDGVNNSGFIDPKIASELAVEFGIKTYTIGVGSNGNALTPVGVLPNGRFQYGVQKVEIDEALLQQIAADTGGKYFRATDNETLEEIYEEIDSLEKSEIEEFRYYNYTEKFRPYALLALGLLLFEIILRYTVFRGFI comes from the coding sequence ATGTTTGCTAACCATACATTCGAAAATCCAGAATTTTTCTGGCTGTTATTGCTGCTTTTGCATGCAACGGCCTGGTATTTCTGGAAACGAAAGCAGCAAACTCCAGAACTTAGAATGTCTAGCGTTAAAGGTTTTAAAGTAAAGCAATCGCTGCTTTCAAAATTAAAACCCATACTTTTTGTACTGCGGTTACTGGCTTTAGCTTTATTAATTGTAGCAATGGCGCGGCCAAGAACGGTAGATGTGACCACACAAAGCAGCAATATTAGGGGTATAGATATTGTAATGGCCATAGATGTTTCAGCAAGTATGCTGGCCAGGGATTTTGAACCTAATCGCCTGGAATCTGTAAAAGAAGTAGGTGCTGAATTTATAGAAAATCGTCCTACAGATAGAATTGGTCTTGTACTTTTTGCGGGGGAAAGTTTCACAAAAACGCCTATTACCAGTGATAAAAGTATTGCTTTAAGAGCAATTGAAGAAATTGAATACAGTAATATTTTGCAAAGTGGGACGGCAATCGGCTCAGGCCTGGCAACTTCGGTAAACCGCTTAAAAGATAGCGATGCTGAAAGTAAGGTGATAATTTTGCTGACTGATGGTGTAAATAATTCCGGGTTTATAGATCCAAAAATCGCCAGTGAGCTGGCCGTAGAATTTGGGATAAAAACCTATACCATTGGCGTGGGAAGTAATGGGAATGCGCTTACACCGGTAGGAGTTTTACCTAACGGAAGGTTTCAATATGGGGTTCAAAAAGTTGAAATAGATGAAGCTTTATTACAGCAAATCGCTGCAGATACCGGCGGAAAATATTTTAGGGCAACTGATAATGAAACTCTCGAGGAGATTTATGAAGAAATAGACAGCCTCGAAAAATCTGAAATAGAAGAATTCAGATACTATAATTATACCGAAAAATTCAGGCCTTATGCTTTACTGGCTTTAGGATTATTGCTTTTTGAAATAATCTTGCGGTATACGGTATTTAGAGGCTTTATTTAA
- a CDS encoding LPXTG cell wall anchor domain-containing protein, with product MNNRLTTTLNIYKAAALLLFLLLSFQAFAQEPQINAKIDSSSIKIGEQIIFSIEVETDSTNLVVFPEGQTFDPMEMVESLGSDTTTVEGRFRLLKKYSLTQFDSGAYTIPQQKIIIQNREYLTDSFRVEVADVKVDTTRQKMYPIKPAVDVPKPFSIPNWVWWLLAILALIGLAFYFFKRRKKRKEAEPELPPYEQAMFELKQLDNSSLLQDREIKEYYSQLTFIVRKYLDRKIYDRALESTTSDLIAYLELKKQAGELSLKDKSIDNLQQLLRRADLAKFANSRPDVITAKSDRTKVEHLIKDIRQVVPEPTEEELMQDENYRREILLKRRKRRIIAVIGGILILGIIVVAILVNTKGFGFVKDSVFGNETKELLEGDWIKSEYGTPTVTITTPEVLMRHDVKRGDELQEMLLGSETFDSGTLEGNLYILLITGPVNPQGDFDLEKAVDGIYENLESQGARNIIMKEEEFSTINNAKGIKVFGTFDLENPITGGPIKKEYAILNFGENSGFQQVMVVFDEDDEYAEEILQRVENSIELRNQSN from the coding sequence ATGAATAATAGATTAACAACAACATTAAATATTTATAAAGCGGCAGCCTTGCTGCTTTTTCTGTTGTTATCTTTTCAGGCTTTTGCCCAGGAACCTCAAATAAATGCTAAAATAGATTCTTCTTCCATCAAAATCGGAGAGCAAATTATTTTTAGTATTGAAGTAGAAACCGATTCAACCAATCTGGTGGTTTTTCCTGAAGGGCAAACTTTTGATCCTATGGAAATGGTAGAGTCTTTAGGTTCCGATACTACTACGGTAGAAGGCCGTTTTAGACTTTTAAAGAAATATTCGCTTACCCAGTTCGATTCAGGAGCATATACTATTCCGCAGCAAAAAATTATTATTCAAAACCGGGAATACTTAACCGATTCTTTTAGGGTTGAGGTTGCCGATGTAAAGGTTGATACCACCCGGCAGAAAATGTATCCTATAAAACCGGCGGTAGATGTACCAAAACCTTTTAGTATTCCAAACTGGGTTTGGTGGTTACTTGCTATATTGGCTTTGATTGGGCTTGCATTTTATTTCTTCAAAAGAAGAAAAAAGAGAAAAGAAGCCGAGCCAGAATTACCGCCTTACGAGCAGGCTATGTTTGAGCTGAAACAGCTGGACAATTCATCTTTACTGCAAGACAGAGAGATTAAAGAGTATTATTCACAACTCACCTTTATTGTAAGGAAATACCTGGATAGGAAAATCTATGACAGGGCGTTGGAAAGCACAACTTCAGACCTTATCGCTTATTTGGAGCTGAAAAAACAGGCTGGGGAGTTAAGCCTGAAAGATAAATCTATAGACAATCTTCAGCAACTATTAAGACGAGCCGATTTGGCCAAATTTGCCAATTCGCGACCCGATGTAATTACTGCAAAAAGCGATCGCACCAAAGTCGAGCATTTAATTAAAGACATTAGGCAGGTGGTTCCTGAACCTACCGAGGAAGAATTGATGCAGGATGAAAATTATCGCAGGGAAATACTTTTAAAGAGAAGAAAAAGAAGAATTATTGCGGTTATAGGAGGCATTCTTATTCTGGGAATTATAGTGGTTGCTATTTTAGTAAATACTAAAGGTTTCGGTTTCGTAAAAGATTCAGTATTTGGGAATGAAACCAAGGAATTGCTTGAAGGCGATTGGATTAAAAGTGAGTATGGAACTCCCACCGTTACAATTACCACACCCGAAGTTTTAATGAGGCACGATGTAAAAAGAGGAGACGAGCTCCAGGAAATGTTGTTGGGCAGTGAAACCTTTGATTCAGGCACCCTGGAAGGCAATCTATATATTTTACTTATTACAGGGCCGGTTAACCCACAAGGCGATTTTGATTTGGAAAAAGCGGTAGACGGAATTTATGAAAACCTGGAGAGTCAGGGTGCCCGTAATATTATTATGAAAGAAGAAGAATTTTCTACTATAAATAACGCCAAAGGAATAAAGGTTTTTGGAACTTTTGATCTTGAAAACCCAATTACCGGCGGCCCAATTAAAAAGGAATATGCTATACTAAACTTTGGTGAAAATAGCGGTTTTCAGCAGGTTATGGTAGTTTTTGACGAAGACGATGAGTATGCCGAAGAAATTTTACAACGAGTAGAAAATTCTATAGAATTAAGAAATCAGTCTAATTGA
- a CDS encoding DUF58 domain-containing protein: MDTKELLKKVRKIEIKTRRLSDHVFGGEYHSTFKGRGMTFSEVRQYQFGDDVRNIDWNVTARYSEPFIKVFEEERELTMMLMVDVSGSEFFGTQNQLKKDVITEIAATLAFSATQNNDKIGLMLFSDQIELYIPPKKGRYHVLRIIRELIEFKPKSKKTDIAVAIKYLSNVMKKKAIVFMLSDFMDDDYQQTLKIAGNKHDVTGIRVYDSAEEEIPNLGLVQMLDEETGEYVTVNTGSKSVRKNYAEYYRGRAAYFNESFTLSGAGVINNRVDESYVKKLLGYFKRRG, encoded by the coding sequence ATGGACACCAAAGAGCTTTTAAAAAAAGTAAGAAAGATTGAAATAAAAACCCGGCGTTTGAGCGATCACGTTTTTGGCGGGGAGTATCATTCTACTTTTAAAGGCCGTGGGATGACTTTTAGCGAAGTGCGACAATACCAATTTGGCGATGATGTTAGAAATATAGACTGGAACGTAACTGCACGCTACAGCGAACCCTTTATAAAGGTTTTTGAAGAAGAGCGCGAGCTTACCATGATGCTTATGGTAGATGTTTCGGGTTCAGAATTCTTCGGAACACAAAATCAGCTCAAAAAGGATGTAATTACCGAAATTGCGGCTACTCTGGCTTTTTCGGCTACTCAAAACAATGACAAGATTGGGCTGATGCTTTTTTCAGATCAAATAGAACTTTATATTCCGCCTAAAAAAGGACGTTATCATGTATTGCGCATTATAAGAGAGCTAATAGAGTTTAAGCCAAAGTCTAAGAAAACCGATATAGCTGTCGCTATAAAATATCTGTCTAATGTGATGAAGAAAAAGGCGATTGTCTTTATGCTTTCAGATTTTATGGACGACGATTATCAGCAAACTTTAAAGATTGCAGGCAATAAACACGATGTTACGGGAATTAGGGTTTACGATTCGGCTGAAGAAGAGATTCCCAATTTAGGTCTGGTACAAATGTTGGATGAAGAAACAGGCGAGTATGTTACTGTAAATACCGGCTCAAAATCGGTTAGAAAAAATTATGCTGAATATTATCGCGGAAGAGCAGCTTATTTTAACGAAAGCTTTACGCTTAGCGGTGCAGGGGTGATCAATAATCGCGTAGACGAGAGTTACGTAAAAAAATTACTGGGCTATTTTAAAAGAAGAGGTTAA
- a CDS encoding AAA family ATPase: protein MIDNNASVDIASLNEKIERESAFVDLLNTEVNKVIVGQKHMIERLLIGLLGQGHILLEGVPGLAKTLAINTLSQAVHGSFSRIQFTPDLLPADVVGTMIYNMKLNDFSIKKGPIFANFVLADEINRAPAKVQSALLEAMQEKQVTIGEETFILDKPFLVMATQNPVEQEGTYPLPEAQVDRFMLKTVIDYPEINDEQLIMRANLRGEFPKVNPVVSIEQILRAQQAAREVYMDEKIEKYILDIIFATRNPEKYNLKDLKPLISFGASPRGSINLARASKCYAFIKRRGYVIPEDVRAVVLDVLRHRIGITYEAEAENVTSEDIVHKIVNEIEVP, encoded by the coding sequence ATGATAGATAACAACGCCTCTGTAGATATTGCAAGTTTAAATGAAAAAATAGAGAGGGAAAGTGCTTTTGTAGATTTACTTAACACAGAAGTCAATAAGGTTATAGTAGGGCAGAAGCATATGATCGAGCGCTTGCTTATAGGTTTATTGGGGCAGGGACATATTTTGCTTGAAGGTGTTCCCGGTTTGGCAAAAACCCTGGCTATTAATACACTTTCCCAAGCCGTTCACGGCAGTTTTAGTCGAATTCAGTTTACACCAGATCTTTTACCTGCAGATGTTGTGGGAACCATGATTTATAATATGAAGCTGAATGATTTCAGCATTAAAAAAGGACCTATTTTTGCGAATTTCGTCCTGGCAGATGAGATTAACAGGGCCCCTGCAAAAGTACAATCGGCTTTACTGGAAGCTATGCAGGAAAAGCAGGTGACCATTGGGGAAGAAACTTTTATTTTAGATAAGCCGTTTTTAGTAATGGCTACGCAAAACCCGGTGGAGCAGGAAGGGACTTATCCTTTGCCTGAAGCTCAGGTAGACCGTTTCATGTTGAAAACCGTTATAGATTATCCCGAAATTAACGACGAGCAATTAATTATGCGAGCTAATCTTAGAGGAGAATTTCCAAAGGTAAATCCTGTGGTGAGCATCGAGCAAATTTTACGTGCTCAACAAGCCGCCAGGGAAGTTTATATGGATGAAAAGATTGAAAAATATATTCTCGATATTATTTTTGCAACTCGAAATCCTGAAAAATATAATTTAAAAGATCTAAAACCTTTAATAAGTTTTGGCGCTTCGCCAAGGGGAAGTATAAACCTGGCAAGAGCTTCAAAATGTTATGCTTTTATAAAACGCAGGGGATATGTAATTCCTGAAGACGTTAGAGCGGTGGTTTTAGATGTACTTCGTCACAGAATTGGAATTACCTACGAGGCTGAGGCCGAAAACGTAACTTCAGAAGATATTGTGCATAAAATAGTAAACGAGATAGAAGTACCATAA
- a CDS encoding DUF4382 domain-containing protein: MKRTMKNLKLKSLLLAAVVAFGFTSCSDDDENGVEEGNAQLTVRMTDAPGDYDQVWVDVQDVMIKAEAEVGEEEGAWESLANVETGRYDLLQLTGGVSQLLADVEIPAGYLDQIRLVLGPDNAVVIDGDEIPMATPSAQQSGLKLNVQKELEAGVSYEYLLDFDVDESVVVTGNSGYILKPVIRMSAMANTGSIVGEVHPNETRSLVKAQNASNTISAYTDEGGNFALHGVPAGTYQVTITPDAETGLEMITEDNVEVEQGEVNDLQTIYLE, translated from the coding sequence ATGAAAAGAACGATGAAGAACCTTAAATTAAAAAGCTTATTGCTTGCAGCAGTAGTTGCTTTTGGATTTACCAGTTGTAGTGATGATGATGAAAATGGAGTAGAAGAAGGAAACGCCCAGTTAACGGTTAGAATGACAGATGCTCCCGGAGACTACGATCAAGTTTGGGTAGATGTTCAGGATGTAATGATTAAAGCTGAAGCCGAAGTTGGTGAAGAAGAAGGAGCGTGGGAAAGCCTTGCTAATGTAGAAACAGGCCGTTATGACCTGTTACAATTAACCGGAGGAGTATCACAATTATTAGCCGATGTTGAAATTCCTGCAGGTTATCTTGATCAAATAAGATTGGTTTTAGGACCTGACAATGCTGTAGTAATAGATGGAGACGAAATCCCTATGGCTACGCCAAGCGCACAACAATCTGGATTAAAATTAAATGTACAAAAGGAATTGGAGGCAGGAGTAAGTTACGAATACCTTCTGGATTTTGATGTAGATGAATCTGTTGTGGTAACGGGAAATTCAGGATATATACTAAAACCTGTAATTAGAATGTCAGCTATGGCTAATACCGGTTCCATTGTTGGTGAAGTGCATCCTAACGAAACTAGATCTTTGGTAAAAGCCCAGAATGCAAGTAATACTATCTCAGCTTATACCGATGAAGGTGGGAATTTTGCGCTACACGGTGTTCCTGCAGGAACCTACCAGGTAACCATCACACCAGATGCTGAAACCGGCCTGGAAATGATAACCGAGGACAATGTAGAAGTAGAACAAGGTGAAGTAAACGATCTTCAAACTATTTACTTAGAATAA
- a CDS encoding SDR family NAD(P)-dependent oxidoreductase — protein sequence MKTALITGATSGIGRATARALAREGINLVLCGRREERLDELKKELSKRVAVSTLCFDVRDREQVFNKIKSLPEKFSEINILINNAGNAHGLDSIQEGNIDDWDAMLDINVKGLLYVSKAIFPKMIHQGSGHIINIGSTAGKEVYPNGNVYCASKYAVDALNQAMRIDLNKHGIRVGAVNPGLTQTEFSEVRFKGDSEKAKSVYDGFQPLRPEDIADIIRFVVTRPYHVNIADLVVMPTAQANSTTVNKN from the coding sequence ATGAAAACAGCATTAATTACCGGCGCCACCAGCGGAATTGGAAGAGCTACCGCCAGAGCCCTCGCAAGAGAGGGCATTAATCTTGTTCTTTGCGGAAGAAGAGAAGAACGCCTGGATGAGTTAAAGAAAGAATTATCTAAAAGGGTGGCTGTCTCTACACTTTGCTTTGACGTTCGGGATAGAGAACAGGTTTTTAACAAAATAAAAAGTCTTCCAGAGAAATTTAGTGAAATAAATATTCTTATAAATAATGCTGGAAATGCCCACGGTTTAGACTCAATCCAGGAGGGAAATATAGACGATTGGGATGCAATGCTGGATATTAACGTGAAAGGCTTGCTCTACGTGAGCAAAGCGATTTTCCCTAAGATGATACATCAGGGTAGTGGGCATATCATCAATATTGGTTCTACCGCCGGGAAAGAAGTTTACCCAAACGGTAATGTTTACTGCGCCAGTAAATATGCAGTAGATGCCCTAAACCAGGCAATGCGAATAGACCTCAACAAACATGGAATTAGAGTTGGCGCCGTAAACCCCGGACTTACCCAAACAGAATTTAGCGAAGTGAGATTTAAAGGCGACTCCGAAAAGGCGAAAAGTGTTTATGATGGTTTTCAACCACTACGCCCAGAAGATATAGCCGATATAATCAGGTTTGTGGTCACAAGACCTTATCATGTAAATATTGCAGATTTAGTGGTGATGCCTACGGCGCAGGCGAATAGCACTACGGTGAATAAGAATTAA